A stretch of the Kroppenstedtia eburnea genome encodes the following:
- a CDS encoding M23 family metallopeptidase — protein sequence MWKKGAVNPMMEWSRGISKRRQDRIRAIREGKGLPGGGSGFRHRSQPKEPVGKWDELPWNRPGVWGKEGRRKRESRLVMQTFFAFFLMTGTWLIFQSDAPSAKQAQSFISEVMNRDYNFQGVARWYEENIGGAPAILPAFREDRGKGEKKDSSWVAPVKGSLVQPFKKGERGVVIRTQPGSPVVAAAEGWVVETGEQEGLGKTVVLRHADGKETWYGWLKEIRVKKKDWVQPRQLVGEVGGRAGDPLLFFALRQGGDFVNPAGVVAFE from the coding sequence ATGTGGAAAAAAGGGGCGGTGAATCCCATGATGGAATGGTCCCGGGGCATAAGCAAAAGGCGACAGGACCGGATCCGGGCGATCAGGGAAGGAAAAGGGCTCCCCGGAGGAGGGAGTGGCTTTCGTCACCGGAGCCAACCAAAAGAGCCGGTGGGCAAATGGGACGAGCTTCCCTGGAACCGTCCCGGCGTCTGGGGGAAAGAGGGAAGGAGAAAGAGAGAAAGCCGGTTGGTGATGCAAACTTTCTTCGCCTTTTTTCTGATGACGGGAACTTGGCTGATCTTTCAATCGGATGCTCCGTCGGCCAAACAGGCTCAAAGCTTCATTTCCGAAGTGATGAACCGGGATTACAACTTTCAGGGCGTGGCCCGTTGGTATGAGGAGAACATCGGCGGGGCACCGGCGATTCTGCCTGCATTTCGGGAAGATCGAGGGAAGGGGGAGAAAAAAGATTCATCCTGGGTGGCTCCGGTCAAGGGCAGTCTCGTCCAGCCCTTCAAAAAAGGGGAGCGGGGAGTCGTCATTCGCACCCAGCCCGGGTCACCGGTGGTTGCCGCAGCGGAAGGGTGGGTGGTGGAGACCGGAGAGCAGGAAGGTCTGGGGAAAACCGTGGTCCTCCGCCATGCCGATGGCAAAGAAACCTGGTACGGATGGCTGAAAGAGATCCGGGTGAAGAAAAAAGATTGGGTACAACCGCGCCAGCTTGTGGGCGAAGTGGGGGGCCGGGCGGGAGATCCTCTCCTTTTCTTCGCTCTCAGACAGGGAGGCGATTTTGTCAACCCCGCGGGGGTGGTCGCCTTTGAGTAG
- a CDS encoding M50 family metallopeptidase: MSSFLSLQGIRVRIHSLFWLVIFSSVVTGQFLEVITLFVLVLIHELGHVTVARSCGWRMSGIQLLPFGGVAHTDEWGTVPAREEVAVALAGPFHNVMMVLFGYVFYRMGWWSEEWMQYFVRGNALMAGFNLLPVYPLDGGRILQALLSYRFSYRRTLTMSLACSLAGACLILLWSVWGRGWDLNLSVIALFLVYSNWMAFKQRDYQYMRFLMKRSESTVSAHARIVRLQVNHDETLVSVLKRLQKEAYHIVMVRDSRGDWSPLPEEALFRRFFHEKKPDCRMGDLIA, translated from the coding sequence TTGAGTAGTTTTCTGTCTCTGCAAGGGATTCGGGTTCGTATCCATAGTCTGTTCTGGTTGGTGATCTTCTCTTCAGTGGTGACAGGCCAATTTCTGGAGGTGATCACCCTCTTTGTCTTGGTGCTGATTCATGAGCTGGGGCATGTCACCGTCGCCCGTTCCTGTGGCTGGCGGATGTCGGGGATTCAGTTGCTCCCCTTCGGGGGTGTCGCCCATACGGACGAATGGGGAACGGTGCCGGCCAGGGAAGAGGTTGCTGTGGCCTTGGCAGGTCCTTTTCATAATGTCATGATGGTCCTTTTTGGATATGTCTTCTATCGGATGGGTTGGTGGTCGGAGGAGTGGATGCAATATTTTGTGCGGGGAAATGCCTTGATGGCAGGTTTTAACCTGTTGCCGGTCTATCCTCTGGACGGGGGCAGAATATTGCAGGCTCTGCTCAGTTACCGCTTCTCCTATCGCCGGACGCTTACAATGAGTCTGGCGTGCAGTCTGGCAGGGGCTTGTCTGATCCTGCTGTGGAGTGTGTGGGGCAGGGGCTGGGATCTCAATCTGAGCGTGATCGCCCTGTTTTTGGTATACTCCAATTGGATGGCTTTTAAACAGAGGGATTATCAATATATGCGCTTTCTGATGAAACGAAGTGAATCGACGGTTTCCGCCCATGCCCGGATCGTCCGGCTGCAGGTGAACCATGATGAAACCTTGGTATCGGTGCTGAAACGGTTGCAAAAGGAGGCCTACCATATTGTGATGGTGCGGGATTCCCGGGGGGACTGGTCTCCGCTTCCGGAAGAGGCGCTGTTCCGCCGTTTTTTTCATGAGAAGAAGCCGGACTGCCGGATGGGAGACCTGATCGCTTAG
- the rplU gene encoding 50S ribosomal protein L21 has translation MYALIETGGKQYRVEEGQAIYIEKLAADEGETVTFDKVLLINKEEGTVVGTPVVDGAKVTGKVEKHGKGKKVTVFKFKPKKNYKRKQGHRQPFTKVVIEKIEA, from the coding sequence ATGTACGCACTGATCGAGACCGGCGGCAAACAATATCGCGTCGAAGAAGGACAAGCGATCTACATTGAAAAGCTGGCCGCTGATGAGGGTGAAACCGTCACCTTTGACAAAGTGCTCCTCATCAACAAGGAAGAGGGCACCGTGGTCGGCACTCCCGTAGTGGATGGGGCCAAAGTGACCGGCAAGGTGGAAAAACACGGCAAAGGCAAAAAGGTGACCGTGTTCAAATTTAAACCGAAAAAGAACTACAAGCGGAAACAAGGACATCGCCAACCCTTCACCAAAGTGGTCATCGAAAAGATCGAGGCCTGA
- a CDS encoding ribosomal-processing cysteine protease Prp has protein sequence MIRISLYRDGEGGLERVILRGHAGFGEAGEDLVCAAVSGIAVGLTNASETLLGVQIHGDDVDEEEGGYLECGIPEGLMPETREKVRFLLEAMTAALQSVADAYPAYIQIQER, from the coding sequence ATGATACGGATTTCCTTGTATCGTGACGGAGAAGGTGGATTGGAGCGGGTCATCCTCCGGGGACACGCCGGCTTCGGGGAAGCCGGTGAGGATCTCGTCTGTGCGGCGGTGTCCGGGATCGCGGTCGGCCTGACCAATGCCTCGGAAACCCTCCTCGGGGTGCAAATCCATGGGGATGATGTGGATGAGGAGGAGGGGGGGTACCTGGAGTGTGGGATCCCGGAGGGCCTGATGCCCGAAACACGGGAGAAGGTCCGTTTCCTCCTGGAAGCGATGACGGCTGCCCTCCAATCGGTGGCGGATGCATACCCCGCTTATATTCAAATCCAGGAACGTTAA
- the rpmA gene encoding 50S ribosomal protein L27, translating into MLKMNLQFFAQKKGVGSTKNGRDSIAKRLGVKRGDGQLVSAGSILVRQRGTKIYPGIGVGRGGDDTLFAKVEGVVKFERMGRDRKRVSVYPQAELVQIEA; encoded by the coding sequence ATGCTGAAAATGAACCTGCAGTTTTTCGCCCAGAAAAAAGGGGTCGGTTCCACCAAAAACGGCCGGGACAGCATCGCCAAGCGCCTCGGCGTGAAACGCGGTGACGGTCAACTGGTGAGTGCCGGCAGCATCCTGGTCCGGCAACGGGGGACCAAGATCTATCCCGGGATCGGCGTGGGCCGTGGCGGCGATGACACCCTCTTCGCCAAAGTGGAAGGCGTCGTGAAATTTGAACGGATGGGCCGCGATCGCAAACGGGTCAGCGTTTACCCGCAAGCGGAATTGGTCCAAATCGAAGCCTGA
- a CDS encoding Spo0B domain-containing protein, with product MPKGFSFWLQMISLAVAVLLLSVHPWDWRVGLASGLGLLVVAGGWMRTQIRRLERQHRERAAREQLELLSLQRHDWLNHLQVLLGFTTLNKAERIAPYLQELVKRLDIERVSSQVEPPELALKLALLNRDHPEWHWVVEVGEELGPLKGNAADRIGWILEQTATWLKPFAGEAGEVKELYLQLSGYQGGFLLQFRPEGEEKYPTGEWQQLREKIKACGGEAMLRDSGRFFDIRVPSERNT from the coding sequence GTGCCGAAAGGGTTCTCTTTTTGGCTGCAGATGATTTCCTTGGCTGTGGCGGTTCTCCTTTTATCCGTGCACCCTTGGGACTGGCGGGTGGGTTTGGCCTCTGGATTGGGGTTGCTTGTTGTGGCCGGTGGGTGGATGAGAACTCAGATCCGCCGGCTGGAAAGGCAGCATCGGGAGCGGGCGGCACGGGAACAGTTGGAGCTGTTGAGCCTGCAACGTCATGACTGGCTGAATCATCTCCAGGTCTTGTTGGGATTCACCACCTTGAATAAAGCGGAGCGAATCGCCCCCTATCTGCAGGAACTGGTGAAGCGGTTGGACATCGAACGGGTGAGTTCCCAGGTGGAACCTCCGGAATTGGCTTTGAAACTCGCCCTGTTGAACCGGGATCACCCGGAGTGGCACTGGGTGGTGGAGGTCGGGGAGGAACTGGGGCCACTGAAGGGAAATGCGGCGGATCGAATCGGATGGATTCTGGAACAGACGGCAACCTGGCTGAAACCATTTGCCGGAGAAGCGGGGGAAGTGAAGGAACTCTATCTCCAACTCTCCGGGTACCAGGGGGGATTCCTGTTGCAATTCCGACCGGAAGGGGAAGAGAAATATCCCACGGGTGAATGGCAGCAGCTTCGGGAAAAGATAAAAGCATGTGGGGGAGAAGCGATGCTTCGGGATTCCGGACGGTTCTTCGACATCCGGGTGCCGAGTGAAAGAAATACATAA
- the obgE gene encoding GTPase ObgE: MFVDKVKVFVKGGDGGNGMVAFRREKYEPRGGPAGGDGGRGGDVVFQVDEGLRTLMDFRYRKQFKADRGEHGRSKSQHGRGADSLVVKVPPGTVVVDADTGEVIADLTRQEQTAVIARGGRGGRGNIRFSSPKNPAPHVAENGEPGVERWVELELKLLADAGLVGYPSVGKSTLLSAVSAARPKVGAYHFTTIHPNLGVVETEDGRSFVMADLPGLIEGAHTGVGLGHQFLRHVERTRVLVHVVDMAGSEGRDPYEDWLQINEELRLYRKELADRPQIVAANKMDLPEAKENLERFKAAIDGKVSVFPVSSATREGLRELLYAVADRLDALPDEPLEEGEEEERKIYRSPAAEEPFRVRRENELFVVEGERVEKLVKMTNFQYDESIRRFAHTLKRMGVDDALRKKGAKEGDTIRIGEMEFDFQD; the protein is encoded by the coding sequence ATGTTTGTGGACAAGGTGAAAGTATTTGTCAAAGGGGGCGACGGCGGAAATGGCATGGTCGCCTTTCGGCGGGAAAAGTATGAGCCCCGCGGCGGACCGGCAGGGGGTGACGGCGGCCGGGGCGGGGATGTTGTGTTTCAAGTGGATGAAGGCCTGCGGACGCTGATGGATTTCCGTTATCGAAAACAATTTAAAGCCGACCGGGGGGAGCATGGACGTTCTAAAAGTCAGCATGGACGAGGGGCGGATTCTTTGGTGGTGAAGGTTCCCCCGGGGACGGTGGTCGTCGATGCGGACACCGGCGAGGTGATCGCCGACCTGACCCGTCAGGAGCAGACGGCGGTCATCGCCCGGGGAGGACGGGGGGGCCGGGGAAATATCCGGTTTTCCTCCCCCAAAAATCCGGCGCCCCATGTGGCGGAAAATGGAGAACCCGGTGTGGAGCGATGGGTCGAGCTGGAGTTGAAACTCCTGGCCGATGCAGGACTGGTGGGGTATCCCAGTGTAGGAAAGTCCACCCTGCTGTCTGCGGTGTCTGCGGCCCGTCCCAAGGTGGGGGCCTATCATTTCACCACCATCCATCCCAACCTGGGTGTGGTGGAAACGGAGGATGGCCGCAGTTTTGTCATGGCAGACCTGCCCGGTCTGATCGAAGGGGCGCATACAGGGGTCGGTCTGGGTCATCAGTTTTTGCGCCATGTGGAACGAACCCGGGTGTTGGTTCATGTGGTGGACATGGCGGGTTCCGAGGGGAGAGATCCCTATGAAGACTGGTTGCAGATCAATGAAGAGCTGAGATTGTATCGGAAAGAGCTGGCGGATCGACCGCAAATCGTTGCCGCCAATAAAATGGATCTTCCTGAGGCGAAGGAAAACCTGGAGCGGTTTAAAGCCGCCATCGACGGGAAAGTTTCTGTCTTTCCGGTCTCCTCCGCCACCCGTGAGGGCTTGCGGGAACTTCTGTATGCGGTGGCGGACCGTTTGGATGCGCTTCCCGATGAGCCCCTGGAGGAAGGGGAGGAGGAAGAACGGAAAATATACCGCAGTCCTGCTGCTGAGGAACCCTTCCGGGTCCGCAGAGAGAATGAACTCTTCGTGGTGGAAGGGGAGCGGGTGGAAAAGTTGGTCAAAATGACCAACTTCCAGTATGATGAATCGATCCGCCGCTTTGCCCACACCCTGAAGCGGATGGGAGTGGATGATGCTCTCCGCAAAAAAGGCGCCAAGGAAGGAGACACCATCCGGATCGGGGAGATGGAATTCGATTTTCAGGATTAA
- a CDS encoding ribonuclease G yields MEERIETYAEEVPAEIKKWNWGAFFLSWIWGIGNQVWIALLGLVPVVNIVMIFVLGAKGSEWAWKAKNWESVDHFKRVQRLWAIWGTVLFFIGIVVGVLFVVFSIILAASIADVPADY; encoded by the coding sequence ATGGAAGAAAGAATCGAAACCTATGCCGAAGAAGTTCCCGCAGAGATCAAAAAATGGAACTGGGGGGCCTTTTTCCTCAGCTGGATCTGGGGAATCGGAAACCAAGTCTGGATCGCTCTGCTGGGCCTGGTCCCCGTGGTCAACATCGTGATGATTTTTGTCCTGGGAGCCAAGGGCAGCGAATGGGCCTGGAAGGCCAAAAATTGGGAAAGTGTGGACCACTTTAAACGGGTGCAACGTCTGTGGGCCATCTGGGGAACCGTGCTCTTTTTCATCGGAATTGTGGTGGGAGTCCTGTTCGTAGTATTTTCTATCATTCTTGCCGCCAGCATTGCGGATGTGCCAGCGGATTATTAA
- a CDS encoding GNAT family N-acetyltransferase, producing MNVSGINWHHRYAYVGISLDSELHNRGCGTDAMEILLRFIFEEMNLHKVKLEVFEFNPRAIRVYEKCGFRQEGRLREEIFRYGRYHDVLVMGLLQEEYRSTTC from the coding sequence ATCAATGTCTCCGGCATCAACTGGCACCATCGGTATGCTTATGTGGGTATCTCCCTCGATTCAGAATTACACAACCGGGGCTGCGGCACCGATGCCATGGAAATCCTGCTCCGATTCATCTTTGAGGAGATGAACCTGCACAAGGTGAAACTGGAAGTGTTCGAGTTTAATCCCCGGGCGATCCGGGTGTATGAAAAATGCGGCTTCCGCCAGGAAGGGCGGCTGCGCGAAGAAATCTTCCGCTACGGACGATATCACGACGTGCTCGTGATGGGACTGTTACAGGAGGAGTACCGTTCCACAACATGTTAA
- the putP gene encoding sodium/proline symporter PutP encodes MESGVFISIGIYLIAMLSIGYYAYRRTSDLSDYMLGGRNLGPAVTALSAGASDMSGWLLMGLPGAMYAAGLSSGWIVVGLTTGAWLNWLYVAPRLRTYTEIANNSITIPDYFENRFKDQSRLLRIVSALVIFIFFTFYTSSGMVAGGELFKSAFGMDYMWGIWLTAGVVIVYTLFGGFLAVSWTDFVQGTIMFLALVLVPIVVITQTGGISATFGEIRSIDPTLLDAFKGTSVIGILSLLAWGLGYFGQPHIIVRFMAITSVKEMKSARRIGMGWMIFSIVGAMFTGLIGIAYFHKEHMTLDNPETVFIVLAKILFHPLITGFLLAAIMAAIMSTISSQLLVTASALTEDFYRAFFRRSASDKELVLVGRLSLLGVALIALYLAFNPNETILNLVGYAWAGFGSAFGPVVLLSLYWKRMNKWGALAGMLTGAATVIIWSNIEAVKEIYEMIPGFIVGTIAVIVVSLLTKKPDAEMDAEFEQAIEQVKA; translated from the coding sequence ATGGAGTCCGGTGTTTTTATTTCCATCGGAATTTATTTGATTGCCATGTTATCCATCGGTTACTATGCCTACAGAAGGACTTCAGACTTATCTGACTACATGCTCGGGGGACGGAATCTTGGACCTGCGGTGACGGCATTGAGCGCCGGGGCATCAGACATGAGTGGCTGGTTGTTGATGGGTCTTCCCGGCGCGATGTACGCCGCCGGCTTGAGCAGCGGCTGGATCGTGGTCGGCTTGACCACCGGTGCCTGGCTGAACTGGCTGTATGTGGCGCCCCGCCTGCGGACCTACACGGAAATCGCCAACAATTCCATCACGATTCCGGATTATTTTGAAAACCGCTTCAAGGATCAATCCCGCCTCCTGCGGATTGTGTCTGCACTGGTCATCTTCATCTTCTTCACCTTTTACACCTCCTCGGGAATGGTTGCCGGCGGCGAGCTGTTTAAAAGCGCATTCGGCATGGATTATATGTGGGGAATCTGGCTTACCGCCGGTGTCGTGATCGTGTACACCCTGTTCGGCGGTTTTCTCGCTGTCAGCTGGACGGACTTTGTACAGGGAACAATCATGTTTCTCGCCCTGGTCCTGGTTCCGATCGTGGTGATCACCCAAACCGGGGGAATCAGTGCCACCTTCGGCGAAATTCGCTCCATCGATCCCACGTTGCTGGATGCCTTCAAAGGGACGAGTGTCATCGGCATCCTCTCCCTGTTGGCCTGGGGATTGGGGTACTTTGGACAGCCTCATATTATCGTCCGCTTTATGGCCATCACTTCAGTCAAAGAGATGAAAAGCGCCCGCCGCATCGGGATGGGTTGGATGATCTTCTCCATCGTGGGGGCGATGTTCACCGGTCTGATCGGTATCGCCTACTTTCACAAAGAACACATGACCTTGGACAATCCGGAGACCGTCTTCATCGTACTGGCCAAGATTCTGTTCCATCCCTTGATCACCGGTTTCCTGCTGGCAGCGATCATGGCCGCCATCATGAGCACCATCTCCTCCCAGTTGCTGGTGACGGCCAGTGCCTTGACCGAAGACTTCTACCGGGCCTTTTTCCGCCGCTCCGCCTCGGACAAAGAGCTGGTCCTGGTCGGCCGCCTCTCCTTGCTGGGCGTGGCCCTGATCGCCCTCTACCTGGCCTTCAATCCCAATGAGACGATCTTGAACCTGGTGGGGTACGCCTGGGCCGGATTCGGCTCCGCCTTCGGACCGGTGGTGCTGCTCAGCCTCTACTGGAAGCGCATGAACAAGTGGGGCGCGCTGGCAGGCATGCTGACCGGTGCCGCCACGGTGATCATCTGGTCCAATATCGAAGCCGTCAAAGAGATTTACGAGATGATTCCCGGATTTATCGTCGGCACAATCGCGGTGATCGTGGTCAGTCTGTTGACGAAGAAACCGGATGCTGAGATGGATGCGGAGTTTGAGCAAGCGATTGAACAGGTGAAGGCTTAA
- the pruA gene encoding L-glutamate gamma-semialdehyde dehydrogenase, which translates to MTTTYKHEPFTDFSKEENRRAFEAALSRAEASLGQDYPLIIGGERIFTEKKLVSVNPANKDEIIGTVSKANQALADKAMDAALEAFENWRKWDAAARAEILFRAAAMVRRRKHEFSALLVKEAGKPWKEADADTAEAIDFMEYYARQMLELKDGKPVNSREGELNRYVYTPTGVSVVIPPWNFACAIMVGTTVAPLVTGNTVLLKPAESTPVIAAKFVEVLEEAGVPKGVVNFVPGDPVEVGEYLVDHPKTALITFTGSRAVGTRIYQRASVVHEGQTHLKRVIIEMGGKDTVVVDREANLDLAAEAIVTSAFGFSGQKCSAGSRAVVHEDVYDEVLEKAVRLTKELTVGDPRSHRNYMGPVINQKAYDKITGYIAIGKEEGRLATGGEADDSKGYFIQPTIFADVDPKARIMQEEIFGPVVAFCKAKDFDEAIEIANNTEYGLTGAVISNNAEHIERAKRDFHVGNLYFNRNCTGAIVGYHPFGGFKMSGTDSKAGGPDYLILHMQAKTISQML; encoded by the coding sequence ATGACCACCACTTATAAACACGAACCCTTCACCGACTTTTCCAAGGAAGAGAATCGGCGGGCCTTTGAAGCGGCTTTGAGCCGGGCGGAAGCTTCCCTGGGTCAGGACTACCCGCTCATCATCGGCGGGGAGCGGATTTTCACTGAAAAGAAATTGGTCTCTGTCAACCCGGCCAATAAAGATGAGATCATCGGCACCGTCTCCAAGGCCAACCAAGCGCTGGCTGACAAGGCGATGGATGCCGCCCTTGAAGCCTTTGAAAACTGGAGAAAATGGGACGCGGCCGCCCGTGCGGAGATCCTCTTCCGTGCCGCCGCCATGGTCCGTCGTCGCAAGCATGAGTTTTCCGCTCTGTTGGTGAAAGAAGCCGGGAAGCCCTGGAAAGAAGCAGATGCCGACACGGCGGAAGCGATTGACTTTATGGAATACTATGCCCGCCAAATGCTGGAGCTGAAAGACGGGAAGCCGGTCAACAGCCGGGAAGGCGAACTGAACCGCTACGTCTACACCCCGACGGGTGTCAGTGTGGTGATCCCCCCGTGGAACTTCGCCTGCGCAATCATGGTGGGCACCACCGTCGCGCCCCTGGTCACCGGGAACACCGTGCTGTTGAAACCGGCGGAATCGACACCGGTGATCGCCGCCAAATTTGTTGAAGTGTTGGAAGAAGCCGGGGTTCCCAAAGGGGTTGTCAACTTTGTCCCCGGAGATCCGGTTGAAGTCGGCGAATACCTGGTGGACCATCCGAAAACCGCACTGATCACTTTCACCGGTTCCCGTGCCGTGGGGACCCGCATCTACCAGCGGGCATCCGTCGTCCATGAAGGCCAGACCCATCTGAAGCGCGTCATCATCGAGATGGGCGGAAAAGATACCGTGGTCGTGGACCGGGAGGCGAACCTCGACTTGGCGGCCGAAGCCATCGTCACCTCGGCCTTCGGTTTCTCCGGCCAAAAATGTTCCGCCGGCTCCCGTGCCGTCGTTCATGAGGATGTTTACGACGAGGTGTTGGAAAAAGCGGTCCGGCTGACGAAGGAATTGACCGTCGGGGATCCCCGCTCCCACCGGAACTACATGGGGCCGGTCATCAATCAGAAGGCCTATGACAAAATCACCGGTTACATCGCCATCGGGAAAGAGGAAGGGCGACTGGCGACCGGCGGTGAGGCGGATGATTCCAAAGGATACTTCATCCAGCCGACGATCTTTGCCGACGTGGACCCCAAAGCCCGCATCATGCAGGAAGAGATTTTCGGACCGGTGGTCGCCTTCTGCAAAGCCAAGGACTTTGATGAAGCGATTGAGATCGCCAACAACACCGAATACGGCTTGACCGGAGCCGTCATCTCCAACAATGCGGAGCACATCGAGCGTGCCAAGCGCGACTTCCATGTGGGGAACCTCTACTTCAACCGCAACTGCACCGGAGCGATTGTGGGCTACCATCCCTTCGGCGGATTCAAGATGTCGGGAACCGATTCAAAAGCTGGCGGACCTGACTACCTGATTCTCCACATGCAGGCCAAAACCATCAGTCAGATGTTGTAA
- a CDS encoding proline dehydrogenase family protein, giving the protein MIESISKNIFLFASQNKTLNRAARRWGLKFGAAQVVAGESIESAMETVRSLNEKGLVCTVDHLGEFVSSREEAAESTQYCIDTLEAIARFGVNSNLSLKLTQLGLDIDYQFCLDNMRKILDTAQKHNNFVRIDMEDYAHCQITLDLLRELRKEYDQVGTVIQAYLHRALQDVKDLRGVPLRLVKGAYKESPEVAYQDKAKVDENYLEIIKEHLTSGSYTAIASHDHNIIAKVKAFAEEKQIPRDRFEFQMLYGFRNELQLQLAQEGYTMRVYVPYGNDWFGYFMRRMAERPQNVTFALKGFFSK; this is encoded by the coding sequence ATGATTGAATCCATCTCAAAAAATATCTTTCTGTTCGCCTCTCAAAACAAAACTCTCAATCGGGCCGCAAGGAGATGGGGCCTGAAATTCGGAGCTGCCCAGGTGGTGGCCGGAGAAAGCATCGAAAGTGCCATGGAGACCGTCCGATCCCTGAATGAAAAAGGGCTCGTCTGCACCGTGGATCACTTGGGAGAGTTTGTTTCCAGCAGGGAGGAAGCCGCCGAATCCACCCAGTACTGCATCGACACCCTGGAGGCGATCGCCCGGTTTGGGGTCAACTCCAACCTCTCCCTGAAATTGACCCAACTGGGCCTGGATATTGACTACCAGTTCTGCCTCGACAACATGCGTAAAATCCTGGACACCGCTCAAAAACACAACAATTTTGTGCGGATTGACATGGAAGATTACGCCCATTGTCAAATCACGTTGGATCTGCTCAGAGAGCTCCGCAAGGAATACGATCAAGTCGGGACTGTGATCCAGGCTTATCTGCACCGTGCCCTGCAGGATGTGAAGGATTTGCGGGGGGTTCCACTCCGCTTGGTGAAAGGGGCTTACAAGGAATCTCCCGAAGTGGCGTATCAGGACAAGGCAAAAGTGGACGAAAACTATCTGGAGATCATCAAGGAACATCTCACCAGCGGCAGCTATACCGCGATCGCTTCCCATGATCACAATATCATCGCCAAGGTGAAAGCTTTTGCCGAGGAGAAGCAAATCCCCCGGGACCGGTTTGAGTTTCAGATGTTATACGGCTTCAGGAATGAATTGCAGCTCCAATTGGCGCAAGAAGGGTACACCATGCGGGTCTATGTCCCCTACGGCAATGACTGGTTCGGTTATTTCATGCGGCGGATGGCCGAACGGCCGCAAAATGTCACCTTCGCCCTGAAAGGTTTCTTCTCCAAATAA